Proteins co-encoded in one Aquincola tertiaricarbonis genomic window:
- the hisC gene encoding histidinol-phosphate transaminase, with the protein MNTLPDRIARVLRQDVQSMHAYAVQPSAGFIKLDAMENPFALPAHLQQALGERLGRVAMHRYPAGRVDELKAALARHAGLPEDCALMLGNGSDELISLLAMACDVPGATLLAPLPGFVMYAMSAQLQGLRFVGVPLTADFELDEAAMLAAIEQHQPAIVYLAYPNNPTGNLWSDESIERIIQAAPGLVVMDEAYQPFASRDSMARLARWPQVLVMRTMSKFGLAGVRIGYMMGRRELIEQVDKVRPPYNISVLNAEAALFALEHADEYARQAGVIRAERQRLMAALSDMPGVRPFPSEANMILVRVPDAGAWFARLKQHGVLVKNVSALHPLLHNCLRLTVGTPEENTQMLQALKANL; encoded by the coding sequence ATGAACACCTTGCCCGACCGAATCGCCCGTGTGCTGCGCCAGGACGTGCAGTCGATGCACGCCTATGCGGTGCAGCCCAGCGCCGGCTTCATCAAGCTGGACGCGATGGAGAACCCGTTCGCGCTGCCGGCGCACCTGCAGCAGGCGCTGGGCGAGCGGCTGGGCCGCGTGGCCATGCACCGCTACCCGGCCGGCCGGGTCGATGAGCTGAAAGCCGCCCTGGCCCGCCATGCCGGCCTGCCCGAAGACTGCGCGCTGATGCTGGGCAACGGCTCGGACGAACTCATCTCGCTGCTGGCCATGGCCTGCGACGTGCCCGGCGCCACGCTGCTGGCGCCGCTGCCCGGCTTCGTGATGTACGCGATGTCGGCCCAGCTCCAGGGGCTGCGCTTCGTCGGCGTGCCGCTGACGGCCGACTTCGAGCTGGACGAGGCCGCGATGCTGGCCGCCATCGAGCAGCACCAGCCCGCCATCGTCTACCTGGCCTACCCCAACAACCCCACCGGCAACCTGTGGAGCGACGAGAGCATCGAACGCATCATCCAGGCCGCGCCCGGCCTGGTGGTGATGGACGAGGCCTACCAGCCCTTTGCCAGCCGCGATTCCATGGCCCGCCTGGCCCGCTGGCCGCAGGTGCTGGTGATGCGCACCATGAGCAAGTTCGGCCTGGCCGGCGTGCGCATCGGCTACATGATGGGCCGGCGCGAGCTGATCGAGCAGGTGGACAAGGTGCGCCCGCCGTACAACATCAGCGTGCTCAATGCCGAGGCGGCGCTGTTCGCGCTGGAGCATGCCGACGAGTACGCGCGCCAGGCCGGCGTCATCCGCGCCGAGCGCCAGCGGCTGATGGCCGCGCTCAGCGACATGCCCGGCGTGCGCCCCTTTCCCAGCGAGGCCAACATGATCCTGGTGCGCGTGCCCGATGCCGGCGCCTGGTTTGCCCGCCTCAAGCAGCACGGGGTGCTGGTCAAGAATGTCTCGGCCCTTCATCCGCTGCTGCACAACTGCCTGCGGCTGACCGTGGGCACGCCCGAAGAAAACACGCAGATGCTGCAAGCCCTGAAAGCCAACCTGTGA
- the hisB gene encoding imidazoleglycerol-phosphate dehydratase HisB — MDATTARIAEVNRNTKETRIRVRVNLDGTGEARLATGIGFFDHMLDQVARHGLIDLDVECQGDLHIDGHHTVEDVGITLGMAVAQAVGDKKGLVRYGHSYVPLDEALSRVVVDFSGRPGLHLHIPFTAGAIGSFDTQLTYEFFQGFVNHALVSLHIDNLKGINAHHQCETVFKAFGRALRMAMAIDPRAAGVIPSTKGSL; from the coding sequence ATGGACGCCACCACCGCCCGCATCGCGGAAGTCAACCGCAACACCAAGGAAACGCGCATCCGCGTGCGCGTCAACCTCGACGGCACCGGCGAAGCCCGGCTGGCCACCGGCATCGGCTTTTTCGACCACATGCTCGACCAGGTGGCCCGCCACGGCCTGATTGACCTCGATGTGGAATGCCAGGGCGACCTGCACATCGACGGCCACCACACGGTGGAAGACGTGGGCATCACGCTGGGCATGGCGGTGGCGCAGGCGGTGGGCGACAAGAAAGGCCTGGTGCGCTACGGCCACAGCTACGTGCCGCTGGACGAGGCGCTGTCGCGCGTGGTGGTCGACTTCTCGGGCCGGCCCGGGCTGCACCTGCACATCCCGTTCACCGCGGGGGCGATCGGCAGCTTCGACACCCAGCTCACTTACGAGTTCTTCCAGGGCTTCGTCAACCATGCGCTGGTGTCGCTGCACATCGACAACCTGAAGGGCATCAACGCCCACCACCAGTGCGAAACGGTGTTCAAGGCCTTCGGCCGCGCGCTGCGCATGGCCATGGCCATCGACCCGCGCGCCGCCGGCGTCATTCCGTCCACCAAAGGGAGCCTCTGA
- the hisH gene encoding imidazole glycerol phosphate synthase subunit HisH, translated as MARTVAVVDYGMGNLRSVSQAVMHAAIGSDAEVIVTADPEAVRAAERIVLPGQGAMRDCMRELRESGLQEAVLEAAASKPLMGVCVGMQMLLDHSEEQDTPGLGLFAGNCLRFQLEGQLQPDGSRFKVPQMGWNQVFQKPHALWAGVPDGAYFYFVHSFYARPQNPAHSVGETDYGARFTSAIARDNIFATQFHPEKSAAHGLALYRNFLSWKP; from the coding sequence GTGGCCAGAACCGTCGCCGTCGTCGACTACGGCATGGGCAACCTGCGCTCGGTGTCGCAGGCCGTGATGCATGCGGCCATCGGCAGCGATGCCGAGGTGATCGTCACCGCCGACCCCGAGGCCGTGCGCGCGGCCGAACGCATCGTGCTGCCCGGCCAGGGCGCGATGCGCGACTGCATGCGCGAGCTGCGTGAATCCGGCCTGCAAGAGGCGGTGCTCGAAGCCGCTGCCAGCAAGCCGCTGATGGGCGTGTGCGTGGGCATGCAAATGCTGCTGGACCACAGCGAAGAGCAGGACACGCCGGGCTTGGGCCTGTTTGCCGGCAACTGCCTGCGCTTTCAGCTCGAAGGGCAGTTGCAACCCGATGGCAGCCGATTCAAGGTGCCGCAGATGGGTTGGAACCAGGTGTTTCAGAAGCCGCATGCGCTGTGGGCGGGCGTACCCGATGGCGCCTATTTCTATTTCGTCCACAGTTTTTATGCGCGACCGCAAAACCCGGCGCACAGCGTTGGCGAAACCGACTACGGCGCGCGCTTTACCTCGGCCATAGCGCGCGATAACATTTTTGCCACGCAGTTCCACCCCGAGAAGAGCGCGGCCCATGGCCTGGCCCTCTATCGCAACTTCCTTTCCTGGAAGCCCTGA
- the hisA gene encoding 1-(5-phosphoribosyl)-5-[(5-phosphoribosylamino)methylideneamino]imidazole-4-carboxamide isomerase, with product MLLIPAIDLKDGKCVRLKQGDMNDSTTFGENPAAMARRWLDAGARRLHLVDLNGAFAGKPVNEPAIKAILAEVGDEIPVQLGGGIRDLDTIERYLDDGLSYVIIGTAAVKNPGFLKDACSAFGGHIIVGLDAKDGKVATDGWSKLTGHEVIDLGKKFEDYGVEAIVYTDIGRDGMLSGVNIEATVKLAQALSIPVIASGGLSDLADIERLCAVESEGVEGVICGRSIYTGSLDFAEAQRRADELAA from the coding sequence ATGCTGCTCATCCCGGCCATCGACCTGAAAGACGGCAAGTGCGTCCGCCTCAAGCAAGGCGACATGAACGACAGCACCACCTTCGGGGAGAACCCCGCCGCCATGGCCCGCCGCTGGCTGGACGCGGGCGCCCGCCGCCTGCACCTGGTCGACCTCAACGGCGCCTTCGCGGGCAAGCCGGTGAACGAGCCGGCCATCAAGGCCATCCTGGCCGAGGTGGGCGACGAGATTCCGGTGCAGCTGGGTGGCGGCATCCGCGACCTCGACACCATCGAGCGCTACCTGGACGACGGCCTGTCGTACGTGATCATCGGCACCGCCGCGGTGAAGAACCCCGGCTTCCTGAAAGACGCCTGCAGCGCCTTCGGCGGCCACATCATCGTGGGCCTGGACGCCAAGGACGGCAAGGTAGCCACCGACGGCTGGAGCAAGCTCACCGGCCACGAAGTCATCGACCTCGGCAAGAAGTTCGAGGACTACGGCGTCGAGGCCATCGTCTACACCGACATCGGCCGCGACGGCATGCTCAGCGGCGTGAACATCGAGGCCACGGTCAAGCTGGCGCAGGCGCTCAGCATCCCGGTCATCGCCTCGGGCGGCCTGTCCGACCTGGCCGACATCGAGCGCCTGTGCGCCGTGGAAAGCGAAGGCGTGGAAGGCGTGATCTGCGGCCGGTCGATCTACACCGGCTCGCTCGACTTTGCCGAAGCCCAGCGCCGCGCCGATGAACTGGCGGCCTGA
- the hisF gene encoding imidazole glycerol phosphate synthase subunit HisF, translated as MLAKRIIPCLDVTGGRVVKGVNFLELRDAGDPVEIAARYNEQGADELTFLDITATSDGRDLILHMIEAVAAQVFIPLTVGGGVRTVDDVRRLLNAGADKVSFNSAAIANPQVIRDASDKYGSQCIVVAIDAKGREDGSGWDVYSHGGRKNTGLDAVEWAQRMTALGAGEILLTSMDRDGTKAGFNLPLTRGVADAVNVPVIASGGVGTLEHLCEGIQQGGADAVLAASIFHYGQHTVGEAKALMAARGIPVRT; from the coding sequence GTGCTGGCCAAACGCATCATTCCCTGCCTGGACGTGACGGGCGGGCGCGTCGTCAAGGGCGTCAACTTCCTGGAACTGCGCGACGCGGGCGACCCGGTGGAAATCGCCGCCCGCTACAACGAGCAGGGCGCCGACGAACTCACCTTCCTCGACATCACCGCCACCTCCGACGGCCGCGACCTCATCCTGCACATGATCGAGGCGGTGGCCGCGCAGGTGTTCATCCCCCTGACCGTCGGCGGCGGCGTGCGCACCGTGGACGACGTGCGGCGGCTGCTCAATGCCGGTGCCGACAAGGTCAGCTTCAACTCGGCGGCCATCGCCAATCCGCAGGTCATCCGCGACGCGTCGGACAAGTACGGCTCGCAGTGCATCGTGGTGGCCATCGACGCCAAGGGCCGTGAAGACGGCAGCGGCTGGGACGTCTACAGCCACGGCGGTCGCAAGAACACCGGCCTGGATGCGGTGGAGTGGGCCCAGCGCATGACGGCGCTGGGCGCCGGCGAAATCCTGCTCACCAGCATGGACCGCGACGGCACCAAGGCCGGCTTCAACCTGCCGCTCACCCGCGGGGTGGCCGATGCGGTGAACGTGCCGGTCATCGCCTCCGGCGGCGTGGGCACGCTGGAGCACCTGTGTGAAGGCATCCAGCAAGGCGGCGCCGATGCGGTGCTGGCGGCTAGCATCTTCCACTACGGCCAGCACACCGTGGGCGAGGCCAAGGCGCTGATGGCCGCACGGGGCATCCCCGTTCGCACATGA
- the rsmD gene encoding 16S rRNA (guanine(966)-N(2))-methyltransferase RsmD, producing the protein MTAKAPARRAPPHEVRIVGGQWKRSKLPVLDKPGLRPTPDRVRETLFNWLGGDLSGWRVLDAFAGSGALGFEAASRGATEVTLLERDRDLLRVLREAQQRLSATALQIHQADALAWMARGPAGAFQLVLLDPPFDAGLTEPALAAAAPLVAPAGWLYLESGEALAEAPAGFRLHRQLRAGAVHAQLLQRDG; encoded by the coding sequence ATGACGGCCAAGGCGCCGGCGCGCCGCGCGCCGCCGCACGAAGTGCGCATCGTCGGCGGCCAATGGAAGCGCAGCAAGCTGCCGGTGCTGGACAAGCCCGGCCTGCGGCCCACGCCCGACCGCGTGCGCGAAACCCTGTTCAACTGGCTGGGCGGCGACCTCAGCGGCTGGCGCGTGCTCGACGCCTTTGCCGGCAGCGGCGCGCTGGGCTTCGAGGCGGCCTCCCGCGGCGCCACCGAGGTCACGCTTCTGGAGCGTGACCGCGACCTGCTGCGGGTGCTGCGCGAGGCGCAGCAACGCCTCTCGGCCACCGCGCTGCAGATCCACCAGGCCGATGCGCTGGCCTGGATGGCCCGCGGCCCGGCGGGCGCCTTCCAGCTGGTGCTGCTCGACCCGCCTTTCGACGCTGGCCTGACGGAGCCCGCGTTGGCCGCCGCTGCACCGCTGGTGGCGCCGGCCGGCTGGCTGTACCTGGAAAGCGGCGAGGCCCTGGCTGAGGCGCCCGCCGGTTTCCGCCTGCACCGCCAGCTGCGCGCGGGGGCGGTGCACGCCCAGCTGCTGCAGCGTGATGGCTAA
- the coaD gene encoding pantetheine-phosphate adenylyltransferase: MTTAKRLTAVYPGTFDPMTLGHEDLMRRASRLFERLILAVAAGHHKRTMFSVEERLDIARELALAYPNVEVIGFQGLLRDFVVEHGGSVVVRGLRAVSDFEYEFQMAGMNRQLMPDVETLFLTPSDQFQFVSGTFVREIATLGGDVSKFVAPSVLERLKHRVAHPRT, translated from the coding sequence GTGACCACCGCGAAGCGACTGACTGCCGTCTACCCCGGCACCTTCGACCCGATGACGCTGGGCCATGAAGACCTGATGCGCCGCGCCAGCCGCCTGTTCGAGCGGCTGATCCTGGCGGTGGCCGCCGGCCACCACAAGCGCACCATGTTCAGCGTGGAAGAACGGCTGGACATCGCGCGTGAACTGGCCTTGGCCTACCCCAATGTGGAAGTGATCGGCTTCCAGGGCCTGCTGCGCGACTTCGTGGTTGAGCACGGCGGCAGCGTGGTGGTGCGTGGCCTGCGTGCGGTCAGCGACTTCGAGTACGAGTTTCAGATGGCCGGCATGAACCGCCAGCTCATGCCCGACGTGGAAACGCTGTTCCTCACGCCCAGCGACCAGTTCCAGTTCGTCAGCGGCACCTTCGTGCGCGAGATTGCCACCCTCGGCGGTGATGTCTCCAAGTTCGTGGCACCCTCGGTGCTCGAACGACTGAAACACCGCGTGGCACACCCGCGCACCTGA
- a CDS encoding YfhL family 4Fe-4S dicluster ferredoxin, with amino-acid sequence MALMITDECINCDVCEPECPNQAISMGEAYYVIDPQRCTECVGHFDEPQCVQVCPVECIPVNPEHVEAQESLWAKYRRLQAAE; translated from the coding sequence ATGGCCCTGATGATCACCGACGAGTGCATCAACTGCGATGTGTGCGAGCCCGAGTGCCCGAACCAGGCCATCTCGATGGGCGAGGCGTACTACGTCATCGATCCGCAGCGCTGCACCGAGTGCGTGGGCCACTTCGACGAACCGCAGTGCGTGCAGGTGTGCCCGGTGGAATGCATCCCGGTGAACCCCGAGCATGTCGAGGCCCAGGAGTCGCTCTGGGCCAAGTACCGCCGGCTGCAGGCGGCTGAATGA
- the pth gene encoding aminoacyl-tRNA hydrolase produces MIRLLVGLGNPGAEYDDTRHNAGFWWIDTVARRLGATLQYERGYHGLVARVNRPLPGIEGPIWLLEPQTYMNLSGKSVAALARFYKIAPEEILVAHDELDLLPGQMKLKQGGSHAGHNGLRDMIAQLGSAAFWRLRLGIGHPGHKAEVVHYVLKKPSPTDRNAIDDCVTKSTDALDLLLAGEMERAMMKVHAKPPRPKPPKPARPREAGQPAAEAAPPSPPPTDTP; encoded by the coding sequence ATGATCAGACTGCTAGTTGGCCTGGGCAACCCGGGCGCTGAATACGACGACACCCGCCACAACGCCGGCTTCTGGTGGATCGACACGGTGGCGCGCCGCCTGGGCGCGACGCTGCAGTACGAGCGTGGCTACCACGGCCTGGTGGCGCGGGTGAACCGGCCCTTGCCCGGCATCGAAGGCCCGATCTGGCTGCTGGAACCGCAGACCTACATGAACCTGTCGGGCAAGTCGGTGGCGGCGCTGGCGCGCTTCTACAAGATCGCGCCGGAAGAAATCCTGGTGGCCCACGATGAGCTGGACCTGCTGCCCGGGCAGATGAAGCTCAAGCAGGGCGGCAGCCACGCCGGTCACAACGGCCTGCGCGACATGATCGCGCAACTGGGCAGCGCCGCCTTCTGGCGCCTGCGCCTGGGCATCGGCCACCCTGGCCACAAGGCCGAAGTGGTGCACTACGTGCTGAAGAAGCCCTCGCCCACCGACCGCAACGCGATCGACGACTGCGTGACCAAGTCCACCGATGCGCTGGACTTGCTGCTGGCCGGCGAGATGGAGCGGGCGATGATGAAGGTGCACGCCAAGCCGCCGCGGCCCAAGCCGCCGAAGCCGGCCCGCCCGCGGGAAGCGGGCCAGCCTGCCGCCGAGGCCGCACCGCCCTCACCGCCACCCACGGATACGCCATGA
- a CDS encoding 50S ribosomal protein L25/general stress protein Ctc, with product MKFVAYERTLQGTGASRRLRIAGKVPGIVYGAGEPAQIELDHNALYFALKKEAFHSSILEMELNGKTDKVLLRDFQVHPWKQLVLHVDFQRVDERTRIKKKVPLHFINEENSPAVKTDKLLINHVATELEIECLAAQLPEFITVDLGTLEKGQSLHVNDLKLDKNVKVVLRGKKNPVIASVAAPVEEEEVAPVAVAPVAKGKAAKKNEKQNKK from the coding sequence ATGAAATTCGTCGCTTACGAGCGCACGCTGCAGGGGACCGGAGCGAGCCGCCGCCTGCGTATCGCCGGCAAGGTGCCGGGCATCGTCTACGGCGCCGGCGAGCCGGCCCAGATCGAGCTCGATCACAACGCCCTGTACTTCGCGCTGAAGAAGGAAGCCTTCCACTCGTCCATCCTCGAGATGGAACTGAACGGCAAGACCGACAAGGTGCTGCTGCGCGACTTCCAGGTGCACCCCTGGAAGCAGCTGGTGCTGCACGTCGACTTCCAGCGCGTGGACGAGCGCACCCGCATCAAGAAGAAGGTGCCGCTGCACTTCATCAACGAAGAAAACTCGCCGGCCGTCAAGACCGACAAGCTGCTGATCAACCACGTGGCCACCGAACTCGAGATCGAGTGCCTGGCCGCCCAGCTGCCTGAGTTCATCACCGTCGACCTGGGCACCCTGGAAAAGGGCCAGTCGCTGCACGTGAACGACCTGAAGCTGGACAAGAACGTCAAGGTCGTGCTGCGCGGCAAGAAGAACCCGGTGATCGCCTCCGTGGCGGCCCCGGTCGAGGAAGAAGAAGTGGCACCCGTGGCCGTGGCGCCGGTCGCCAAGGGCAAGGCTGCCAAGAAGAACGAGAAGCAGAACAAGAAGTAA
- a CDS encoding ribose-phosphate pyrophosphokinase — MLFTGNANPVLAKEIATHLGIELGKAVVGRFSDGEVTVEIQQNVRARDVFVVQSTCAPTNENLMELLIMTDALKRASARRITAVVPYFGYARQDRRPRSTRVPISAKVVANLLETVGVERVLTMDLHADQIQGFFDIPVDNIYASPVLLADVQAKRYPDLVVVSPDVGGVVRARALAKQLGCDLAIIDKRRPKANVSEVMHVIGDIDGRNCVIMDDMIDTAGTLVKAAEVLKERGAKSVYAYCTHAVFSGPAIDRIQKSQLDEVVITNTIPLSEAGQACKKIRQLSVAFLFAETIRRISDGESVTSLFAEQNSNF; from the coding sequence ATGCTCTTCACGGGGAACGCGAACCCCGTGCTGGCCAAGGAAATCGCAACCCACCTCGGCATCGAGCTCGGCAAGGCCGTTGTCGGCCGCTTCTCCGATGGCGAGGTCACGGTCGAGATCCAGCAGAACGTCCGCGCCCGTGACGTCTTCGTCGTGCAGTCCACCTGCGCCCCGACGAACGAGAACCTGATGGAACTGCTGATCATGACGGATGCGTTGAAGCGCGCCAGCGCGCGCCGCATCACCGCCGTGGTCCCCTACTTCGGCTACGCACGGCAAGACCGCCGTCCGCGTTCCACCCGGGTGCCCATCAGCGCCAAGGTCGTGGCCAACCTGCTGGAAACCGTCGGCGTCGAGCGCGTGCTCACGATGGACCTGCACGCCGACCAGATCCAGGGCTTCTTCGACATCCCGGTCGACAACATCTACGCCTCGCCGGTGCTGCTGGCCGATGTGCAGGCCAAGCGCTACCCCGACCTGGTGGTGGTGTCGCCCGACGTCGGCGGCGTGGTGCGCGCCCGGGCGCTGGCCAAGCAGCTGGGCTGCGACCTGGCCATCATCGACAAGCGCCGCCCCAAGGCCAACGTGTCGGAAGTGATGCACGTCATCGGCGACATCGACGGCCGCAACTGCGTGATCATGGACGACATGATCGACACCGCCGGCACGCTGGTGAAGGCGGCCGAGGTGCTGAAGGAACGTGGCGCCAAGAGCGTGTACGCCTACTGCACCCACGCCGTGTTCTCGGGCCCGGCGATCGACCGCATCCAGAAGTCGCAGCTCGACGAAGTGGTGATCACCAACACCATTCCGCTGTCGGAAGCCGGCCAGGCCTGCAAGAAGATCCGCCAGCTGTCGGTGGCCTTCCTGTTCGCCGAGACCATCCGCCGCATCTCGGACGGCGAATCGGTGACGTCGCTGTTCGCCGAGCAGAACAGCAACTTCTGA
- the ispE gene encoding 4-(cytidine 5'-diphospho)-2-C-methyl-D-erythritol kinase, with the protein MSLSSLLDVPAPAKLNLFLHIVGRRPDGYHLLQSVFVLIDWADTLHFERRADGQLRRHDLGPALPADDLSLRAARLLQARSGCTLGADISVDKQVPWGAGMGGGSSDAATTLLALNRLWGLGWSRAQLLALAPALGADVPFFVGGDNAFVEGIGEQLSPIEVPAQRFVVVKPQASLATAEIFLHPLLTRDTKLSILRGSLADTAFGCNDLQPPAEDRCAEVAQVAKWLTDRFGNSRMTGSGSAVFARVDSGMNASPSAIDLTDLPSGWVGRECRSLASHPLRAWAD; encoded by the coding sequence GTGAGTCTTTCTTCGCTGCTGGACGTGCCTGCGCCGGCCAAGCTGAACCTCTTCCTGCACATCGTCGGCCGCCGGCCCGATGGCTACCACCTGCTGCAGTCGGTCTTCGTGCTCATCGACTGGGCCGACACGCTGCACTTCGAGCGCCGCGCCGACGGCCAGCTGCGCCGCCACGACCTCGGCCCCGCGCTGCCGGCCGACGACCTGAGCCTGCGTGCAGCCCGGCTGCTGCAGGCCCGCAGCGGCTGCACGCTGGGCGCCGACATCTCGGTGGACAAGCAGGTGCCCTGGGGCGCCGGCATGGGCGGCGGCAGCTCCGACGCCGCCACGACGCTGCTGGCGCTCAACCGCCTGTGGGGCCTTGGCTGGAGCCGCGCGCAACTGCTGGCGCTGGCGCCCGCGCTGGGCGCCGACGTGCCCTTCTTCGTGGGCGGCGACAATGCGTTCGTCGAGGGCATCGGCGAGCAGTTGAGCCCGATCGAGGTGCCGGCCCAGCGGTTTGTTGTGGTCAAGCCACAGGCCTCCCTGGCCACCGCCGAAATTTTTTTGCATCCCTTGCTGACACGCGACACAAAGCTGTCTATACTGCGAGGCTCACTTGCAGACACCGCCTTCGGTTGCAACGACTTACAGCCACCCGCTGAAGACCGTTGCGCTGAAGTAGCCCAAGTGGCTAAGTGGCTGACAGACCGCTTCGGCAACAGCCGGATGACGGGCTCAGGCAGCGCAGTGTTCGCAAGAGTGGATTCAGGCATGAACGCCTCGCCTTCGGCGATAGACCTGACGGATCTTCCGTCGGGTTGGGTGGGTCGGGAATGCCGAAGTCTGGCCAGTCACCCCCTGCGGGCCTGGGCAGATTGA
- a CDS encoding outer membrane lipoprotein LolB, whose amino-acid sequence MKLIATALLLAALLAGCASVPPADPSAASISGRLAVQVAQPVDGTSEPRSMSAAFELRGDARLGELNLSGPLGNTLAQARWHDGEAELLTTQGARKFASLDDMSQQMLGEPLPLAALIDWLRGRPWPAAPSYANDAGFQQLGWQIDLRRYAEGALVAERASPPTTVRVRLDKPAAP is encoded by the coding sequence GTGAAGCTCATCGCCACTGCCCTGCTGTTGGCGGCCTTGCTGGCCGGCTGCGCCAGCGTGCCGCCGGCCGACCCCAGCGCCGCCTCCATCAGTGGCCGGCTGGCCGTGCAGGTGGCCCAGCCGGTGGACGGCACCAGCGAGCCGCGCAGCATGAGCGCCGCCTTCGAGCTGCGCGGCGACGCGCGCCTGGGCGAGCTGAACCTCAGCGGCCCGCTGGGCAACACGCTGGCGCAGGCGCGCTGGCATGACGGCGAGGCGGAACTGCTGACCACGCAGGGCGCCCGCAAGTTCGCCAGCCTGGACGACATGTCGCAGCAGATGCTGGGTGAGCCGCTGCCGCTGGCCGCGCTGATCGACTGGCTGCGCGGCCGACCCTGGCCCGCCGCGCCCAGCTACGCCAACGACGCCGGCTTCCAGCAACTGGGCTGGCAGATCGACCTGCGCCGCTATGCCGAAGGCGCCCTGGTGGCCGAGCGCGCGAGCCCGCCCACCACGGTGCGCGTGCGCCTGGACAAGCCCGCCGCACCATGA
- a CDS encoding tetratricopeptide repeat protein: MLVARQGRITEARAMIQAIPERSPDDARAKLLAESQMLREVKQWQAAHDVLAAAAARQPEDATLLYEQAMMAEKLNKPAEMEQLLRRVIKLKPDHAHAYNALGYALADRNQRLPEARDLIAKALALAPGDPFITDSLGWVEYRLGNREEALRLLRSAYNARPDPEIAAHLGEVLWAQGERDEALRLWRDAQQRDAGNEVLRETLARLKVNL; encoded by the coding sequence ATGCTGGTGGCGCGGCAGGGCCGCATCACCGAAGCGCGCGCGATGATCCAGGCCATCCCTGAGCGCAGCCCTGACGACGCCCGCGCCAAGCTGCTGGCCGAATCGCAGATGCTGCGCGAGGTTAAGCAGTGGCAGGCCGCGCACGACGTGCTGGCCGCGGCCGCCGCCCGTCAGCCCGAGGACGCCACGCTGCTGTACGAGCAGGCCATGATGGCCGAGAAGCTCAACAAGCCGGCCGAGATGGAACAGCTGCTGCGGCGGGTGATCAAGCTCAAGCCCGACCATGCCCATGCCTACAACGCGCTGGGCTATGCGCTGGCCGATCGCAACCAACGCTTGCCCGAGGCGCGCGACCTGATCGCCAAGGCGCTGGCGCTGGCGCCGGGCGACCCGTTCATCACCGACAGCCTGGGTTGGGTGGAATACCGCCTGGGCAACCGCGAGGAGGCGCTGCGCCTGCTGCGCTCGGCCTACAACGCCCGCCCCGACCCCGAGATCGCCGCCCACCTGGGCGAGGTGCTTTGGGCGCAGGGCGAGCGCGACGAGGCGCTGCGCCTGTGGCGCGATGCCCAGCAGCGCGACGCCGGCAACGAGGTGCTGCGCGAGACGCTGGCCCGATTGAAGGTGAACCTGTGA